One Chryseobacterium indoltheticum DNA segment encodes these proteins:
- a CDS encoding GNAT family N-acetyltransferase, with the protein MEFLQITSPDDYRVQQIFNSYSTTFPEDERREWSQFVKLFDHPNVKVISVLNNSENIGYLIIWDLKNHVFVEHFEVFSEFRNQKLGSHITDYLFKNYPRIILEIEPEHLDDNAKRRFSFYQRNGFTLIDEMYVQPSYGEGKNSLKLWLLANYTPENLEEVKDEIYDIVYH; encoded by the coding sequence ATGGAATTTCTACAAATCACATCACCCGATGATTATCGTGTGCAGCAGATCTTTAATTCATATTCAACAACTTTTCCGGAAGATGAAAGACGGGAGTGGTCTCAATTTGTAAAGTTGTTTGATCATCCTAATGTAAAAGTAATTTCTGTTTTAAATAATTCTGAAAACATTGGCTACCTTATTATTTGGGACCTGAAAAACCATGTTTTTGTGGAGCATTTTGAAGTGTTCTCAGAATTCAGAAATCAAAAACTGGGTTCGCATATTACAGATTATTTATTTAAAAATTATCCACGAATTATCTTGGAAATAGAACCGGAACATTTAGACGACAATGCTAAACGACGTTTTTCGTTTTATCAAAGAAACGGGTTTACTCTGATTGACGAAATGTATGTACAGCCAAGCTATGGCGAAGGTAAAAACAGTCTCAAACTTTGGCTTCTGGCTAATTATACCCCCGAAAATCTAGAGGAAGTAAAAGATGAAATTTATGATATTGTTTATCATTAA
- a CDS encoding T9SS type A sorting domain-containing protein yields the protein MKKHLFPIILLLLGNTISAQQDFFALAGKDSPRIEFNDFRSMNADGTSGESIFGVSSEAKVVSQSRKTAVTEDKTSYNHAQSMTLAALAYDSSGNNLVYMPMFSSNIYVLNQKTKKITLVENIVARVTSCDINSHITRMATGYDGNIYAINNAGTQFIQISKKNNQYVVNDLGIIKDDASNGKNSFTAMETGFGGDMIADADNNFYVFSVSGNVFKISTKELKAKFVGKITGLPDAYSVNGAAVNSKGKVVIASAKGAALYELNLNNLEAKQLPGEQNLHIYDLASKYFANDRISAVNSLANVDIYPTKVDEQTITVNINDKAVKGNIKVNIFDVSGKSVLNTNLSVKDGNLNQQIYLRNLVTGTYVVSITGESGKSLLSKKILITK from the coding sequence ATGAAAAAACATTTATTCCCTATTATCTTATTATTACTTGGAAATACAATCAGTGCACAGCAGGATTTTTTTGCGTTAGCAGGAAAGGATTCTCCAAGAATTGAGTTTAATGATTTCCGTTCGATGAATGCAGACGGAACTTCCGGTGAAAGTATCTTCGGAGTTTCTTCAGAGGCAAAAGTGGTTTCACAATCCAGAAAAACTGCAGTTACAGAAGATAAAACTTCTTACAATCATGCTCAGTCGATGACTTTGGCAGCTTTAGCCTATGATTCTTCGGGTAATAATTTGGTGTACATGCCCATGTTTTCGTCTAATATTTATGTTTTAAACCAAAAAACAAAAAAAATTACTTTAGTTGAAAATATAGTGGCGAGAGTTACATCGTGCGATATCAATTCGCATATTACAAGAATGGCAACCGGCTATGACGGAAATATTTATGCAATCAATAATGCAGGCACGCAGTTTATTCAAATCAGTAAAAAGAATAATCAATATGTTGTAAACGATCTTGGAATCATTAAAGATGATGCTTCGAACGGTAAAAATTCTTTTACAGCGATGGAAACTGGTTTTGGTGGCGACATGATCGCCGATGCAGATAATAATTTTTACGTTTTTTCAGTGTCGGGAAATGTATTTAAAATTTCAACTAAAGAACTAAAGGCAAAATTTGTCGGAAAAATTACAGGTTTACCTGATGCGTATTCTGTAAATGGAGCCGCCGTAAATTCTAAAGGAAAAGTAGTGATTGCAAGTGCAAAAGGAGCAGCTTTGTATGAGTTAAACCTTAATAATCTGGAAGCAAAACAACTTCCTGGTGAGCAGAATCTGCATATTTATGATTTGGCAAGTAAATATTTTGCGAACGATAGAATTTCTGCTGTAAATAGTTTAGCCAATGTTGATATTTACCCAACGAAAGTTGATGAACAGACGATTACCGTGAATATAAATGACAAAGCTGTAAAAGGAAATATTAAAGTGAATATTTTTGATGTTTCCGGAAAATCGGTATTGAATACCAACTTGTCGGTAAAAGACGGAAATCTTAATCAACAGATTTATCTCAGAAATTTGGTAACCGGAACGTATGTGGTGAGTATCACAGGAGAATCGGGGAAAAGTTTATTATCAAAGAAAATTTTGATTACTAAGTAA
- a CDS encoding ferritin translates to MVSEKIAQLINEQIAHEQYAAQYYLSMSAWFSAKDLDGIANYFRVQSKEELMHADKMFDYLNDVGGEIILGEIAKPPHQFESATDIFEKALEHEKKVTRSIFNIVKNANDEGDFATTSFLQWFINEQVEEEASASQYVTKIKMVCDNPSALYLFDQELAKRVFVADPTA, encoded by the coding sequence ATGGTAAGTGAAAAAATTGCACAGCTAATAAACGAACAAATCGCTCACGAGCAATATGCGGCTCAATATTATCTTTCTATGTCTGCTTGGTTTTCAGCTAAAGACCTTGACGGAATTGCCAATTACTTCAGAGTTCAAAGCAAAGAAGAATTGATGCATGCCGATAAAATGTTTGATTACTTAAACGATGTAGGAGGCGAAATTATCTTAGGCGAAATCGCTAAACCACCGCACCAGTTTGAAAGCGCAACAGATATTTTTGAAAAAGCTCTGGAACACGAAAAGAAAGTAACCAGAAGTATTTTTAATATCGTGAAAAATGCAAATGACGAAGGTGATTTTGCTACAACTTCATTTTTGCAATGGTTCATCAATGAGCAAGTAGAAGAGGAGGCAAGTGCTTCTCAGTATGTGACAAAAATAAAAATGGTTTGTGATAACCCGTCTGCTTTATATCTTTTTGATCAGGAATTGGCAAAAAGAGTTTTTGTAGCAGATCCTACAGCTTAA
- the cysS gene encoding cysteine--tRNA ligase, with protein sequence MQLKIYNSLTAEKEIFKPILDGNVGMYVCGPTVYSNVHLGNVRTFLSFDFIYRSLTHLGYKVRYVRNITDAGHLTDDGDVNNDRFVKQTRLEKLEPMEIVQKYTVDFHKVLDMFNLLPPNIEPTATGHIVEQIELTQKLIDTGFAYESNGSVYFDVLEYNARGLNYGELSKRNIEELFANTRDLDGQGEKKNPQDFALWKKASPAHIMRWNSPWGEGFPGWHLECTAMSTKYLGETFDIHGGGMDLKFPHHECEIAQGKACNGTSPVNYWMHANMLTMNSQRMSKSTGNYILPMQLVSGENDFFEKSFHPTIVRFCFLQAHYRSVLDISNDAMLASEKGFTRLMEALKILNSIAPNDEKQSGFSLEDWKTKCYDALTDDFNSPVLIAHLFEAVKFIFALKDEKETISAKDLDDLKSTLNAFVFDVLGLQNIEENNNEKLDQTLQVLIELRNQARKSKNFDLSDQIRDKLLAEGIELKDGREGTTYVLN encoded by the coding sequence ATGCAACTAAAAATATACAATTCGCTTACTGCGGAAAAAGAAATATTCAAACCAATTTTAGATGGAAATGTAGGAATGTACGTTTGTGGGCCGACCGTTTACAGCAATGTACATTTAGGAAACGTACGAACTTTCCTTTCTTTCGATTTTATTTACAGAAGTTTGACCCATCTTGGGTACAAGGTAAGATACGTAAGAAACATTACCGATGCAGGTCACCTTACCGATGATGGAGACGTCAATAATGACCGTTTTGTAAAGCAAACCCGTCTTGAAAAATTGGAACCTATGGAAATTGTACAGAAATATACTGTAGATTTTCACAAGGTTTTAGATATGTTCAATTTATTACCTCCAAATATTGAACCCACAGCAACGGGTCATATTGTAGAACAGATCGAATTAACTCAGAAATTAATCGATACAGGTTTTGCTTATGAAAGCAACGGTTCTGTTTATTTTGATGTTTTAGAATATAACGCAAGAGGTTTGAATTACGGCGAGCTTTCAAAACGTAATATCGAAGAGCTTTTTGCCAATACAAGAGATTTAGACGGTCAGGGTGAAAAGAAAAATCCTCAGGATTTTGCATTGTGGAAAAAAGCTTCTCCTGCACATATCATGCGTTGGAATTCTCCTTGGGGCGAAGGTTTTCCGGGATGGCATCTTGAATGTACGGCGATGAGCACTAAATATTTAGGTGAAACGTTTGATATTCACGGTGGTGGAATGGATTTGAAATTTCCACATCATGAATGTGAAATCGCCCAAGGAAAAGCTTGTAACGGAACTTCCCCGGTGAATTACTGGATGCATGCTAATATGTTGACAATGAATTCCCAACGTATGAGTAAGTCGACAGGAAATTACATTTTGCCGATGCAGTTGGTTTCTGGTGAGAATGATTTTTTTGAAAAATCTTTTCATCCGACGATTGTTCGTTTCTGCTTTTTACAGGCGCATTACAGAAGTGTTTTAGATATTTCTAATGATGCGATGTTGGCGAGCGAAAAAGGCTTCACTCGATTAATGGAAGCATTAAAAATATTAAATTCAATTGCTCCGAATGATGAAAAACAATCTGGTTTTAGTCTGGAAGATTGGAAAACGAAATGTTATGATGCCTTAACAGATGACTTCAATTCGCCTGTTCTTATTGCTCATTTATTTGAAGCAGTGAAATTTATTTTTGCTTTAAAAGATGAAAAGGAAACGATTTCTGCGAAAGATCTGGATGATTTAAAATCAACATTAAATGCTTTTGTTTTTGATGTTTTAGGATTGCAGAATATCGAAGAAAATAATAATGAAAAATTAGATCAGACCTTACAGGTTTTGATTGAATTGAGAAATCAGGCAAGAAAATCTAAAAACTTTGACCTTTCAGATCAGATCAGAGATAAGCTTCTGGCTGAAGGAATTGAGCTAAAAGATGGAAGAGAAGGTACAACCTATGTCCTGAATTGA
- a CDS encoding UvrD-helicase domain-containing protein, producing MSNSYTVINASAGSGKTYALVQRLLMICLRYPNQHQAIRNILALTFTNKAANEMKERILSWLDKFTADNYTDNNDLKNIQKAFEDEGLKITIDELHHRSKKLLDYILHNYSTLNIGTIDRFNSRLVRSFSYELGLAKNFNLEIDAEPFLIEAVDKMLDQIGENENISNSFMDYVDYSLENNERINLNKNLYGSAKEFVKDIHYEHLKENKEFDDENYESIKNTLRKEISSNKKQSLELALSSIELFRSRNIEIDDFAQGKNGIGGFFTKVVDFYQKKRPAFPFPTTTEESVVEKYRKGPATKSKHKESEILEILEQLLENRMKLILLFIETQKKEKILSALLPLKVNKDIQDELRKIEEENDLVLLSKFNILINENLKNEPSAFIYEKVGSQFQHYFFDEFQDTSELQWQNFVPLRDHSISTENTSFTLVGDPKQSIYRFRGGESKLMLDIINKKEFSPKQAELLVLKDNWRSAKNIVRFNNELYHFHSLNLEEEHQHIFGVDGEQNPKSSLEGRVKINLIENLTNEDFYNDVSDKMQRDIQECLDNGFRFSDITILCRGNFDIFSYSQKLGNLKVNYNGEETNIKTISDKGLTLELSNTLLAVIEFLKWETNPKNKPHLIMMMFYLNRLGRISMPDFTLDMKEILALEQHETVIQFIEEKYHVKLKQDHFPKFNLYNFIEYYINEFSIEHKETDFLLNFLEMLFNFTQNAGASTKEFLKYWDEEASTYTIQASENIDAIQIMTIHKAKGLEFPVVFIPMMNKNRDSEFSNWFETEEKSALKSVNINQFSKNLEAYDEGIEKFNQENSYKNLVDRLCLQYVATTRPVEQLFFYLQKQNKTSNNLEILEFVQSKNLQGLDEFDLYETHPEMLKKQISHKKSEFKTENIQTLRNEHENTSSIKIATPSKNYQVRNEKVRIGLFVHELLSKINTEKDIDKVLETYVLEGQITLEEKANIKNDLQTIIHQYSEFFDEKWKVINEKDIMISERGISKIYRPDRILKSDEGYIIVDFKTGMETEKNDRQIETYKSILENLGMKVLKTQLIYL from the coding sequence ATGTCAAACTCTTATACGGTAATCAATGCATCGGCAGGTTCCGGTAAAACTTACGCTCTTGTACAGAGACTTCTGATGATTTGCCTTAGGTATCCTAATCAGCATCAGGCGATCAGAAATATTTTGGCGTTGACTTTTACAAATAAGGCAGCAAACGAAATGAAAGAAAGAATTCTTTCGTGGCTAGACAAATTTACCGCAGACAATTATACAGATAACAATGACCTTAAAAACATTCAGAAAGCGTTTGAAGACGAAGGTCTGAAAATAACAATTGATGAACTGCATCACCGTTCCAAAAAGCTTTTAGATTATATTCTTCATAATTATTCTACTTTAAATATCGGAACGATCGACCGTTTTAATTCTCGATTAGTACGAAGTTTTTCTTATGAACTGGGTTTGGCTAAAAATTTTAATCTTGAAATTGATGCAGAACCATTTTTGATTGAAGCTGTTGACAAAATGCTTGATCAGATCGGAGAAAATGAGAATATTTCTAACTCGTTTATGGATTATGTGGATTACAGTCTTGAGAATAATGAAAGAATTAATCTCAACAAAAATCTTTACGGTTCTGCCAAAGAATTTGTAAAAGACATTCATTATGAGCATCTGAAAGAAAACAAAGAATTTGATGATGAGAATTATGAAAGCATCAAAAATACATTAAGAAAGGAAATTTCTTCCAATAAAAAGCAATCTCTGGAGCTTGCATTAAGCTCAATAGAATTATTCAGATCACGCAATATTGAAATTGATGATTTTGCGCAAGGAAAAAACGGAATTGGTGGATTTTTTACCAAAGTTGTCGATTTTTATCAGAAAAAAAGACCCGCATTTCCTTTTCCGACCACAACTGAAGAGTCTGTTGTTGAGAAGTATCGTAAAGGCCCGGCTACAAAATCTAAACATAAAGAATCTGAAATTCTAGAAATTCTGGAACAACTTCTTGAAAATCGAATGAAGCTTATACTTTTATTCATCGAAACCCAGAAAAAAGAAAAAATACTTTCGGCATTGCTGCCTTTGAAAGTAAATAAAGATATTCAGGATGAACTAAGAAAAATAGAAGAAGAAAATGATCTGGTTTTGCTTTCTAAATTTAATATTCTGATTAATGAAAATCTTAAAAATGAACCTTCCGCTTTTATTTATGAAAAAGTAGGCTCGCAATTTCAGCACTATTTTTTTGATGAATTTCAGGATACATCAGAATTGCAATGGCAGAATTTTGTCCCTTTGAGAGATCACAGTATTTCGACAGAAAATACGTCTTTCACTTTAGTTGGCGACCCCAAACAGAGTATTTACAGATTTCGTGGCGGTGAAAGCAAACTGATGCTGGATATTATCAATAAAAAAGAATTTTCACCTAAGCAAGCCGAATTATTAGTTCTGAAAGACAACTGGAGAAGTGCTAAAAATATCGTTCGGTTCAATAATGAGCTGTATCATTTTCATTCCCTAAATCTCGAAGAGGAACACCAACATATTTTTGGAGTCGATGGCGAACAAAATCCTAAATCAAGTCTTGAAGGAAGAGTAAAAATAAATCTGATTGAAAACTTAACGAATGAAGATTTCTATAACGATGTTTCCGATAAAATGCAAAGAGACATCCAGGAATGTCTGGATAACGGATTTAGATTTTCAGACATTACCATTCTCTGCCGGGGAAACTTTGATATCTTCTCTTACTCGCAAAAATTAGGAAATCTGAAAGTCAATTATAATGGCGAAGAAACCAATATTAAAACGATTTCCGATAAAGGTTTAACTCTGGAATTATCGAATACTTTATTAGCTGTTATTGAATTTCTGAAATGGGAAACGAATCCTAAAAACAAACCTCATCTCATTATGATGATGTTTTATCTCAACAGACTCGGGAGAATCAGTATGCCCGATTTTACTTTAGATATGAAAGAAATCCTTGCCTTGGAACAGCATGAAACCGTTATTCAATTCATCGAAGAAAAATATCATGTAAAACTGAAGCAGGATCATTTCCCGAAATTTAATCTGTATAATTTTATTGAATATTACATCAACGAGTTTTCAATTGAACATAAAGAAACCGATTTCCTGCTCAACTTTCTGGAAATGCTTTTCAATTTCACCCAAAATGCAGGGGCAAGTACAAAAGAATTTTTAAAATATTGGGATGAAGAGGCTTCAACCTATACCATTCAGGCTTCCGAAAATATTGACGCGATTCAGATCATGACGATTCACAAAGCAAAAGGACTTGAATTTCCGGTAGTTTTTATTCCGATGATGAATAAAAACCGTGATTCTGAATTTAGTAACTGGTTTGAAACAGAGGAAAAATCAGCTTTAAAATCAGTTAACATCAATCAGTTTAGCAAAAACCTCGAGGCGTATGATGAAGGAATAGAAAAGTTTAATCAGGAAAATTCTTATAAGAATCTTGTCGATCGATTGTGTCTGCAATACGTTGCGACAACGCGACCTGTTGAACAGTTGTTTTTTTATCTTCAGAAACAAAATAAGACTTCAAATAACTTGGAAATTTTAGAATTTGTACAGTCGAAAAACCTGCAAGGTCTTGATGAATTTGATTTGTACGAAACCCATCCTGAAATGCTGAAAAAGCAGATTTCTCATAAAAAGTCTGAATTTAAAACTGAAAACATACAGACCCTTAGAAACGAGCATGAAAATACAAGTTCCATAAAAATTGCAACACCTTCAAAAAATTATCAGGTAAGGAATGAGAAAGTGCGAATAGGACTTTTTGTACATGAATTACTTTCTAAAATCAATACCGAAAAAGATATTGATAAGGTTTTGGAAACGTATGTTTTGGAAGGCCAGATTACGCTCGAAGAAAAAGCAAATATCAAGAATGATCTTCAAACAATAATCCATCAATATTCAGAATTTTTTGATGAAAAATGGAAAGTAATCAACGAGAAAGATATTATGATTTCCGAAAGAGGAATCAGTAAAATTTACCGTCCAGACAGAATCTTAAAAAGTGATGAGGGTTATATTATTGTAGATTTTAAAACCGGAATGGAAACCGAAAAGAACGATAGACAAATTGAAACGTACAAATCTATTTTAGAAAATCTGGGAATGAAGGTGCTTAAAACGCAACTGATTTATCTTTAA
- a CDS encoding 4-alpha-glucanotransferase, whose amino-acid sequence MKLYFNIEYHTKPGEKLELIIDEKDSAARSYVMFHTQNGLWKCEVDFFSKSIAYKYRLTDESGNILREEFVLHRLGFPHNYKEFLIFDEWNNKNFPENYLNNKILRNKLSQFSPRKLSVLKKHTHLFRIEAPIYNPDWEIVLIGNTPLLGNWAYDNPIHLLQTDFGVWEVSVEIPEIQFIEYKYAIFDTAKGKIIDVESGRNRSAIPNPQKDVLQIVADHYFRFKSYQMYHDAGVAVPVFSLRTENGFGVGEFFDLKKLADWANEAALGIIQILPINDTTANYSWTDSYPYAAVSVYALHPQYISIENLDFDLPKELVEEYQAEKIDLNALDLIDYEKVISAKWKYLKAVFNTEKDKIYKDRNFKKFIKDNEEWLLPYSAFCVLRDKYKTPNFNEWKTHKKYIAGKISPFFSVKNKDYDASMLHAWVQFQLHKQLKDAVDYIHGLGISLKGDLPIGIYRHSVEAWTEPDLFGMDFQAGAPPDQFTEIGQNWEFPTYNWEAMKADNYRWWKNRFKALEQYFDAMRIDHILGFFRIWRMPISATQGILGYFYPAVPIVLDEFKARHIPFDVERYCKPFINDEILWKYFGEENFKALEFINKNSDGTYQFKEEFNTQRKIANYFKDSPDDISGKLISLCANVLFLEEERNGETVYHPRFYAFKTESYQYLSDWEKESIYDLYQDYFFKRQDYLWKTKAMEKLPVILNATDMLICGEDLGLVPDCVPEVMDELAIIALKVQRMPSGNIPFYNPKDAGYMNVVTASSHDSSTLRQWWKEDIGLTQVYFNQQLNQYGKAFDDLEPAIAEIIMKQHLYNDAMLAIFPIQEFFAIDEKVVNQDMTDERINNPAVFPHYWRYRMHLNIENLTNNLEFNQKISNWINESGRS is encoded by the coding sequence ATGAAATTGTATTTTAATATTGAATATCATACAAAACCGGGCGAGAAATTAGAATTGATCATTGATGAAAAAGATTCTGCTGCCCGAAGTTACGTGATGTTTCATACCCAAAATGGCTTATGGAAATGTGAAGTAGATTTTTTTTCCAAATCAATTGCTTATAAATATCGGCTTACAGATGAAAGTGGAAATATTTTGCGCGAGGAATTTGTTTTGCATCGATTGGGGTTTCCTCACAATTACAAAGAATTTTTAATCTTTGATGAATGGAACAATAAGAATTTTCCTGAAAATTATCTTAATAATAAGATTCTTAGAAATAAACTCAGCCAATTCTCTCCACGAAAACTTTCGGTTTTAAAAAAGCATACTCATTTATTCAGAATCGAAGCACCGATTTATAATCCGGACTGGGAAATTGTTTTAATAGGAAATACGCCTTTATTAGGCAATTGGGCTTATGATAACCCCATTCATTTATTACAGACAGATTTTGGAGTTTGGGAAGTATCTGTCGAGATTCCGGAAATTCAGTTTATTGAATATAAATACGCAATTTTTGATACAGCAAAAGGAAAGATAATTGATGTAGAAAGTGGTAGAAATAGATCAGCAATTCCTAATCCGCAAAAAGATGTTTTGCAGATTGTGGCAGACCATTATTTCAGGTTTAAGTCTTACCAAATGTACCACGATGCCGGTGTTGCAGTTCCCGTATTTTCTTTGAGAACCGAAAACGGTTTTGGTGTTGGTGAATTTTTTGACCTTAAAAAGCTTGCAGATTGGGCTAATGAAGCAGCATTAGGAATTATTCAGATTCTTCCGATTAATGACACCACCGCCAATTATTCATGGACAGATTCATATCCGTATGCAGCGGTTTCTGTCTACGCATTACACCCTCAATATATTTCAATTGAAAACCTAGATTTTGATTTACCTAAAGAATTAGTTGAAGAATATCAGGCTGAAAAAATTGACTTAAATGCATTAGATTTAATTGATTACGAAAAGGTAATTTCTGCAAAATGGAAATATCTGAAAGCTGTTTTTAATACTGAAAAAGATAAAATTTACAAAGACAGAAATTTTAAAAAGTTCATTAAAGATAACGAAGAATGGCTGTTGCCTTATTCTGCATTTTGTGTTTTAAGGGATAAATATAAAACACCAAATTTCAATGAATGGAAAACACATAAAAAATATATTGCAGGAAAAATATCACCTTTTTTCTCGGTCAAAAATAAAGATTATGACGCTTCAATGCTTCACGCCTGGGTGCAGTTTCAGCTTCACAAACAATTAAAAGATGCTGTTGATTATATTCACGGTTTAGGGATTTCATTAAAAGGAGATTTGCCGATCGGAATTTACAGACATTCGGTAGAAGCGTGGACGGAGCCCGATTTATTCGGAATGGATTTTCAGGCAGGTGCACCGCCGGATCAATTTACAGAAATAGGGCAAAACTGGGAATTTCCAACATACAATTGGGAAGCGATGAAGGCCGATAATTACAGATGGTGGAAAAACAGATTCAAAGCATTGGAACAGTATTTTGATGCAATGAGAATCGATCATATTTTAGGGTTTTTCAGAATTTGGAGAATGCCAATTTCTGCGACTCAGGGAATTTTAGGATATTTTTATCCGGCAGTTCCGATTGTTTTGGATGAATTTAAAGCGAGACATATTCCATTCGATGTTGAGAGATATTGTAAGCCTTTTATCAATGATGAGATTTTGTGGAAATATTTTGGTGAAGAAAATTTTAAAGCTTTAGAATTTATCAATAAAAATTCTGACGGAACTTATCAATTCAAAGAAGAGTTTAATACTCAAAGAAAAATTGCCAATTATTTTAAAGATAGTCCGGATGATATTTCGGGAAAATTGATTTCACTTTGTGCAAACGTGTTGTTTCTGGAAGAAGAAAGAAACGGCGAAACGGTTTACCATCCTAGATTTTATGCTTTCAAAACTGAATCTTACCAATATCTTTCCGATTGGGAAAAAGAGTCTATTTACGACCTTTATCAAGATTATTTCTTTAAAAGACAAGACTATTTATGGAAGACGAAAGCAATGGAAAAACTTCCGGTCATTTTGAACGCTACAGATATGCTTATTTGTGGTGAAGATCTGGGCTTGGTTCCGGATTGTGTACCAGAAGTGATGGATGAGTTGGCGATTATTGCATTGAAAGTTCAGCGTATGCCTTCCGGGAATATTCCATTTTATAATCCTAAAGATGCAGGGTATATGAACGTGGTGACTGCATCTTCTCACGACAGTTCTACGCTCCGTCAATGGTGGAAAGAGGATATTGGATTAACGCAGGTTTATTTTAATCAACAATTGAATCAATATGGAAAAGCATTCGACGATCTGGAGCCTGCCATAGCTGAAATTATCATGAAGCAGCATCTTTACAATGATGCTATGCTGGCAATTTTTCCCATTCAGGAATTCTTTGCAATAGACGAAAAAGTGGTTAATCAGGATATGACAGACGAGAGAATTAACAATCCTGCAGTGTTTCCGCACTATTGGCGCTACAGAATGCATTTAAATATTGAAAATTTAACAAATAATTTAGAATTTAATCAAAAAATTTCAAATTGGATTAATGAAAGTGGTAGAAGTTGA
- a CDS encoding PspC family transcriptional regulator, translating to MFDNLRHKMEREWFGVLTRMGAKLGIPVSKLRVFFIYSTFATAGFFFLIYLGLAFTLWIKDIFITRRPSVFDL from the coding sequence ATGTTTGATAATCTACGCCACAAAATGGAACGCGAATGGTTTGGTGTACTCACAAGAATGGGTGCCAAGCTGGGAATTCCGGTTTCTAAACTGAGAGTTTTCTTTATCTATTCTACATTTGCAACGGCAGGATTTTTCTTTTTAATTTATCTTGGTCTGGCCTTTACTCTTTGGATTAAAGACATTTTTATCACCAGACGACCAAGCGTTTTTGACCTTTAA
- a CDS encoding SIMPL domain-containing protein: MNKSIIAITIAALGFIIGLGLLGNAIKNRNRSENTVSVTGLGTKQFTSDLITWSGSFSKNNADLKSAYDELALDRKVINDYLLSKGIKQNEIVFSSVDIQKQFRSYNDANGNYVQGEFSGYNLKQIVSIESKEVAKIENLSRNITEIINRGIEFTSSSPSYFYTKLSNVKQEMIASATKDAKERAEKIAENSGSSLGNLKKATMGVIQITAPNSNEDYSYGGTFNTSSKEKEASITIKLEYEVD; the protein is encoded by the coding sequence ATGAATAAATCAATTATTGCTATTACAATCGCAGCTTTAGGCTTCATTATCGGGCTCGGGCTTTTAGGAAATGCAATCAAAAATCGCAATCGGTCTGAAAATACGGTTTCGGTTACGGGGTTGGGTACCAAACAGTTTACTTCTGATCTGATTACCTGGTCGGGAAGTTTTTCTAAGAATAATGCGGATCTGAAATCTGCGTATGACGAGCTTGCTTTAGACCGAAAAGTAATCAATGATTATCTTCTTTCGAAAGGGATCAAGCAGAACGAAATTGTTTTTTCGTCTGTAGACATTCAGAAACAGTTCAGAAGTTACAATGATGCTAACGGAAATTATGTGCAGGGAGAATTTTCGGGATATAATCTGAAACAAATCGTTTCGATAGAAAGTAAGGAAGTCGCAAAAATTGAAAATCTGTCCAGAAATATTACTGAAATCATCAACCGCGGAATAGAATTTACATCTTCTTCGCCTTCTTATTTTTATACAAAACTATCGAATGTAAAACAGGAAATGATTGCTTCAGCAACGAAAGATGCCAAAGAGCGTGCTGAAAAAATTGCCGAAAATTCAGGAAGCAGTCTGGGAAATCTTAAAAAAGCAACAATGGGAGTTATTCAGATTACGGCTCCGAATTCCAATGAAGATTATTCTTATGGCGGAACTTTCAATACTTCTTCCAAAGAAAAAGAAGCAAGTATTACGATTAAACTGGAATATGAAGTTGATTGA